A single region of the Gracilibacillus caseinilyticus genome encodes:
- a CDS encoding YdeI/OmpD-associated family protein, producing the protein MSKSKLNPTVDMFLEKETKWKEEFVKLREIVLGCELTEDFKWKHPCYTLNNKNVVLIHGFKDYCALLFHKGALLKDPYNMLIQQTENVQAARQLRFTKLEEIVDNEEIVKEYILQAMEVEKAGLEVELKKHEEYNISEELQQKFDELPELKTAFEKLTPGRQRAYIFHFSKAKRSATRVSRIEKSIKPILEGKGLND; encoded by the coding sequence ATGTCAAAAAGTAAATTGAACCCTACAGTGGATATGTTTTTAGAAAAGGAAACAAAATGGAAGGAAGAATTTGTGAAGCTTCGTGAGATTGTACTTGGTTGTGAGCTTACAGAAGATTTTAAGTGGAAGCATCCTTGCTACACACTTAATAACAAAAATGTTGTCTTAATTCATGGATTTAAAGATTATTGTGCACTGCTGTTTCACAAGGGCGCATTGTTAAAGGATCCTTATAACATGCTGATACAACAAACAGAAAATGTGCAGGCAGCCCGTCAATTGCGGTTTACCAAACTTGAAGAAATAGTGGACAACGAAGAGATTGTGAAGGAATATATTCTGCAAGCTATGGAAGTGGAAAAAGCCGGACTGGAAGTGGAATTGAAAAAGCACGAAGAATACAATATCTCGGAAGAACTCCAGCAGAAATTCGATGAACTTCCTGAATTAAAAACAGCTTTTGAAAAATTGACTCCCGGACGCCAACGAGCATATATATTTCATTTTTCTAAAGCAAAGCGATCCGCGACAAGAGTATCCAGGATTGAAAAAAGTATAAAACCGATCCTGGAAGGAAAAGGGTTGAACGATTAA
- a CDS encoding FadR/GntR family transcriptional regulator → MQKRLSDSVADDLMSMITIEKRFVPGDKLPNENELSEELNISRTTLREAIRILVTNGILEIRRGKGTYIIDDLDIKSLESLSFLADAKINAKDLYEMRLIFEPEAAYYATTRASEAELKRILEYGKQIEDRIKRNEDRTDVEQKFHKSIVKATHNEFMEKLMPVIYQAIDKGVILSKKKELAIKDTINDHNMIMEFMKSRNPEGARSAMRIHILHAMRELGIE, encoded by the coding sequence ATGCAAAAAAGGCTATCAGACAGTGTAGCGGATGATTTAATGTCAATGATTACAATAGAGAAACGTTTTGTTCCAGGTGATAAGCTTCCAAATGAAAATGAATTATCAGAGGAGCTAAATATTAGCAGGACAACGCTTCGTGAAGCGATTCGAATATTGGTGACGAACGGTATTTTAGAAATTAGACGTGGAAAAGGTACATATATTATAGACGATCTCGATATAAAAAGTTTAGAATCCTTAAGCTTTCTTGCTGATGCGAAAATTAATGCGAAAGATTTATACGAAATGCGTCTAATTTTTGAACCAGAAGCGGCCTATTATGCGACAACGAGAGCAAGTGAAGCTGAGTTGAAACGTATTTTGGAATATGGAAAACAAATAGAGGATAGAATAAAGCGTAATGAGGATCGTACGGATGTGGAACAAAAATTCCATAAATCTATCGTGAAAGCGACTCATAATGAATTCATGGAAAAGCTGATGCCAGTTATTTATCAAGCGATCGATAAGGGAGTCATCCTCTCGAAGAAAAAAGAATTAGCGATCAAAGATACGATCAACGATCATAATATGATTATGGAATTCATGAAGAGTCGCAACCCCGAAGGTGCAAGAAGCGCGATGAGAATTCATATTTTGCATGCAATGAGAGAGTTAGGAATTGAATAG
- a CDS encoding HAD family hydrolase yields the protein MKKCLIMDLDDTLCDYQQAKHNAKRKIDRYLSNRGINANYFWERYQEIEPFLFDLFTRKRITIVEYRNRRFADALNSPSEELISTLNKIYMGEANQHIELFPDAKHFLEELSDSEFVVAVLTNGPADGQRKKIKALGIESYIQQIYISSEIGFSKPNKEAFQLVLDDLHVEASNTWMIGDSIKYDMEGAKACGIRSILVDRHHRYQGTDWMKISALTDLQSDKRHFLDFCDDGRSND from the coding sequence ATGAAGAAATGTTTAATTATGGATTTGGATGATACATTATGCGATTACCAACAAGCTAAACACAATGCGAAAAGAAAGATAGATCGATATTTAAGTAATAGAGGGATAAATGCCAACTATTTTTGGGAGAGATACCAGGAAATAGAGCCTTTCTTATTCGATCTATTCACGAGAAAAAGGATAACTATTGTAGAATATAGAAACAGAAGGTTTGCAGATGCATTGAATTCGCCATCAGAGGAACTTATCTCCACTTTAAATAAAATCTACATGGGTGAAGCGAATCAACATATTGAACTTTTCCCAGATGCGAAACATTTTCTGGAAGAGCTGTCTGATTCAGAATTTGTGGTAGCTGTACTTACCAATGGTCCTGCTGATGGTCAGCGGAAAAAGATAAAAGCATTGGGAATCGAATCATACATACAGCAAATATATATCAGTTCGGAAATAGGTTTTTCTAAACCAAATAAGGAAGCGTTTCAACTAGTATTAGATGACTTACATGTGGAGGCATCTAATACATGGATGATAGGGGACTCTATCAAATATGATATGGAAGGGGCGAAAGCGTGTGGGATAAGATCAATCTTAGTTGACAGACATCATCGCTATCAAGGTACTGATTGGATGAAAATTAGCGCATTAACCGATTTGCAAAGTGATAAACGACATTTTTTGGATTTTTGTGATGATGGTAGAAGTAACGATTGA
- the arr gene encoding NAD(+)--rifampin ADP-ribosyltransferase has product MNDKKNGLDNGPFFHGTKAELKIGDHLKPQHFSNYQDKKSNYIYFTATLDAAKWGAELATSTSKERIYIVEPLGDFENDPNLTDKRFPGNPTRSYRSKSPLKIIAELSSWERHSDEEINHMITSLKKLREQGKAVILD; this is encoded by the coding sequence ATGAATGACAAAAAAAATGGCTTAGACAATGGTCCTTTCTTTCATGGTACTAAAGCTGAACTAAAAATTGGAGATCATTTAAAACCGCAACACTTTTCAAATTACCAAGACAAAAAATCGAACTATATATATTTCACTGCAACATTAGATGCGGCTAAATGGGGTGCGGAACTAGCAACATCTACATCAAAAGAAAGAATTTACATTGTAGAACCATTAGGCGACTTTGAAAATGATCCGAACCTGACTGATAAAAGATTTCCAGGAAACCCAACGCGTTCTTATAGGTCTAAATCGCCTTTGAAAATAATCGCTGAATTAAGTTCATGGGAAAGACATTCAGATGAAGAAATAAATCATATGATTACATCTTTAAAAAAATTACGTGAACAAGGGAAAGCTGTCATACTCGATTAG
- a CDS encoding MazG-like family protein has protein sequence MNIDDFQQWVKNYYEKRGWSKLDIFIRIGFLAEETGEVARAIRALEIGRDRPDEVTSSLDEQKQELTEELGDVLGNLIVIANKYDISLESILQSHREKLNSRYTSSK, from the coding sequence ATGAATATTGATGATTTTCAACAATGGGTTAAAAACTATTATGAAAAACGTGGATGGTCAAAATTAGATATTTTTATCCGAATCGGATTTCTAGCAGAGGAAACGGGAGAAGTTGCACGGGCAATCAGAGCACTTGAAATTGGCAGAGACAGACCAGATGAAGTGACCAGTTCATTAGATGAACAAAAACAAGAACTTACAGAGGAATTGGGTGATGTGCTGGGAAATCTTATTGTAATAGCGAACAAATATGATATTTCCCTGGAAAGTATTCTTCAGTCTCACCGGGAAAAACTAAACAGTCGTTATACATCTTCAAAATGA
- a CDS encoding MFS transporter translates to MYSKKLIIVGLPMIAVTYGLSRFSYGLMLPYINETMMMEQSTSGVISSLSYIAYCLAIVSAMVFSNKVTPKSVLVIAGLSAIIGLGVISISPNPVVLGTGIFIAGLSTGFSSPPYADIVSTKVETRLQNQTNSWINAGTSIGTAFTGVIAIMMTNSWRETYFIYTCIAILVLFANYKALPKHHTTERENKIGFSKREWRRAVPLILAACLIGISCSAYWTFSKDFMLHAENVPTYIGKWLWGIIGIAGLLGGTAGVFIDKFGLMHAFKLSVLALSTSSLLLGMYPSSPVTGFLSPALFGSSYIFITGVLIVWGISVFNTNPSFGLGLPFLILALGQAIGSIFSGVIADLFGYHTLFVGAGVIGYLSLLLKQKTN, encoded by the coding sequence ATGTATTCAAAAAAATTAATAATTGTAGGGTTACCGATGATAGCTGTTACTTATGGTTTATCGCGGTTTAGTTATGGATTAATGCTGCCATATATAAACGAAACAATGATGATGGAACAGTCTACTAGTGGTGTGATCTCATCTTTATCCTATATTGCTTACTGTCTAGCAATAGTGTCAGCAATGGTATTTTCTAATAAGGTTACCCCAAAGTCTGTTCTGGTAATAGCAGGTTTATCAGCAATTATTGGTTTAGGAGTTATCTCTATTTCGCCTAATCCGGTAGTACTAGGTACAGGTATATTTATAGCAGGGCTGAGTACAGGATTTTCATCTCCGCCATACGCGGATATTGTTAGCACAAAGGTAGAGACAAGATTACAGAATCAAACTAATTCATGGATTAACGCTGGTACTAGTATTGGAACGGCTTTTACTGGGGTAATTGCTATTATGATGACAAATAGCTGGAGAGAAACGTATTTCATATATACTTGTATTGCTATTTTAGTACTATTCGCTAATTACAAAGCACTTCCAAAACATCATACAACAGAAAGAGAAAACAAAATTGGTTTTTCTAAACGGGAATGGAGGCGAGCTGTGCCTTTGATTCTCGCTGCTTGCCTGATAGGAATATCGTGTTCAGCATATTGGACATTTTCAAAAGACTTTATGTTACACGCGGAAAATGTGCCTACATACATAGGCAAGTGGCTATGGGGCATTATTGGTATTGCAGGTTTACTAGGGGGAACTGCTGGTGTGTTTATCGACAAGTTTGGGTTAATGCATGCCTTTAAGCTTTCTGTATTAGCGCTTTCTACATCGTCTCTACTGCTAGGAATGTATCCATCCAGCCCGGTTACTGGATTTCTGTCACCAGCTCTTTTTGGAAGCTCGTATATTTTTATAACAGGTGTCTTAATCGTATGGGGGATTTCAGTGTTTAACACAAATCCATCATTTGGACTTGGTTTACCTTTCTTAATTCTTGCACTTGGGCAGGCAATAGGGTCCATTTTTTCTGGTGTAATTGCAGATCTTTTTGGCTATCATACTCTTTTTGTTGGTGCTGGTGTGATCGGGTATTTAAGCCTATTATTAAAACAGAAAACCAATTAA
- a CDS encoding TetR/AcrR family transcriptional regulator: MKKGELTRRNIIQKSSTIFNKKGYMTTTMSDIIQETNIQKGGIYRHFKDKEQLMVESFHFSTEIMRNHLMTIVSQHENATDKLIAFVEAFLQLSEGEPIVGGCPIFNAAIEMDDLEVSALLPSINEAMDMMTKWMVKIIEDGIRHQELKQSVQPYDTAIYIVSTLEGGLVLDRLKKDGQITKIIINNLKQYISMIATERQ, encoded by the coding sequence ATGAAAAAAGGTGAATTAACAAGGCGTAATATTATTCAAAAATCTTCTACGATTTTTAACAAAAAGGGTTACATGACAACAACGATGAGTGACATTATTCAGGAAACGAATATTCAAAAAGGGGGGATATATCGACACTTTAAGGATAAAGAGCAGCTGATGGTCGAGTCTTTTCATTTTTCTACCGAAATAATGCGAAATCATTTAATGACGATTGTTTCGCAACACGAGAATGCAACGGACAAATTAATCGCATTTGTGGAGGCCTTTTTACAATTAAGTGAAGGGGAACCGATAGTAGGTGGGTGCCCTATTTTTAACGCAGCCATAGAAATGGATGATTTAGAAGTGAGTGCGTTACTGCCATCAATTAATGAAGCAATGGATATGATGACAAAGTGGATGGTGAAAATTATAGAGGATGGTATTAGGCATCAGGAGTTGAAGCAGTCAGTACAGCCATACGATACTGCGATATATATTGTGTCAACACTTGAAGGTGGACTCGTATTAGACCGATTAAAGAAAGATGGGCAAATAACGAAGATCATAATAAATAATTTAAAGCAATATATTTCAATGATTGCTACTGAGCGGCAATAA
- a CDS encoding TetR/AcrR family transcriptional regulator — MRQSPKKQAILDQAEELFYQHGFHAIGVKSILDKAGVAPMTMYYHFKSKEEVIKEILMRREVKYFQHLEEGVNKKDLKAYLKSLLNTHISWLTIDGFNGCLFLRAKQEYDGINDEITELSTRHKQTLLKKVEEDLKIFDAPNSLSLQLLIILEGLTSMVQISDIEEVKRSAKDLLNSITISK; from the coding sequence ATGAGGCAATCACCAAAAAAGCAGGCGATATTGGACCAAGCGGAAGAATTATTTTATCAGCACGGCTTTCACGCTATTGGTGTCAAGAGTATTCTGGATAAGGCTGGAGTGGCGCCGATGACCATGTATTATCATTTTAAATCTAAGGAAGAAGTAATTAAGGAAATTTTGATGCGAAGAGAAGTGAAATATTTTCAGCATTTAGAAGAGGGTGTAAATAAAAAAGACTTAAAAGCATATTTAAAATCACTTTTAAACACACATATAAGTTGGTTAACAATAGATGGTTTTAATGGTTGTTTGTTTTTAAGAGCTAAACAGGAATACGACGGTATTAATGATGAAATTACAGAACTATCGACAAGACATAAACAAACACTTCTAAAGAAAGTGGAAGAGGATTTGAAGATATTTGATGCACCCAATTCCTTAAGTTTGCAATTATTAATTATACTAGAAGGATTAACATCGATGGTCCAAATATCCGATATTGAAGAAGTAAAGCGCTCGGCAAAGGACTTATTAAATAGTATTACCATTTCTAAATAA
- the ilvD gene encoding dihydroxy-acid dehydratase — translation MRRSDTIKIGVDRAPHRSLLYATGKVKAKDLGKPFIGICNSYIDIIPGHVHLREFAEVVKEAIIEAGGIPFEFNTIGVDDGIAMGHIGMRYSLPSRELIADSAETVINAHWFDGVFYIPNCDKITPGMLMAAARTNVPSVFVSGGPMEAGTSSSGKQLSLTSVFEGVGAYKSGKMTEEEFNDIENNACPTCGSCSGMFTANSMNCLMEMLGVALPGNGSIVATSEKRKELIREAAKHLIRMIDDDVKPRDIITKEAIDDAFALDMAMGGSTNTVLHTLAIANEAGIDYNLADVNSIAARVPYLAKIMPASDISMDDINKAGGVSSIINELTKIPGAIHPDRLTITGKTMGELVSGYQITNEQVIRSKDNPYSPFGGLSILYGNIAPEGAVIKVGAVDPAIKEFEGEAIVFDSQEEAQEAIDNGAVKEGHVVVIRYEGPKGGPGMPEMLAPTSAIMGRGLGSTVALLTDGRFSGASRGISIGHISPEAAEGGPIALIENGDEIVIDLPNRTMNLKVTDEVLEQRKKSLKPFEPKIKNGWLGRYSKLVTNASNGGVMSI, via the coding sequence ATGAGAAGAAGTGACACGATTAAAATTGGGGTAGATCGTGCGCCTCACCGTAGCTTGTTGTATGCTACAGGGAAAGTAAAAGCAAAGGATTTGGGAAAACCATTTATCGGCATTTGTAATTCATATATTGATATCATTCCTGGTCACGTCCATTTACGTGAATTTGCTGAAGTAGTCAAAGAAGCAATCATTGAAGCTGGTGGTATTCCGTTTGAATTTAATACAATTGGTGTCGACGATGGAATTGCAATGGGGCATATAGGCATGCGCTATTCATTACCAAGCCGTGAATTAATTGCTGACAGTGCGGAAACCGTTATTAATGCACACTGGTTTGATGGCGTATTTTACATTCCGAACTGTGACAAAATTACACCTGGTATGTTAATGGCTGCTGCTCGTACTAATGTACCTTCCGTATTTGTGTCTGGTGGACCAATGGAAGCTGGTACTAGTTCCAGCGGGAAGCAGCTTTCATTGACTTCTGTATTTGAAGGAGTTGGCGCATACAAATCTGGTAAGATGACAGAAGAAGAATTTAATGATATCGAAAATAACGCTTGTCCAACATGTGGATCATGTTCGGGAATGTTCACAGCAAACTCGATGAACTGTTTAATGGAAATGTTAGGTGTAGCACTTCCTGGAAATGGATCAATTGTTGCGACAAGTGAGAAACGTAAAGAATTGATTCGTGAAGCAGCTAAACATCTGATTCGTATGATTGATGATGATGTGAAACCACGTGATATCATTACAAAAGAAGCAATTGATGATGCGTTCGCACTTGATATGGCAATGGGTGGATCTACCAATACGGTACTGCACACACTTGCGATTGCTAATGAAGCGGGTATCGATTATAACCTTGCCGATGTTAACAGCATTGCAGCCCGCGTCCCATACCTTGCGAAGATTATGCCTGCGTCCGATATCTCCATGGATGACATAAATAAAGCAGGTGGCGTGAGCTCCATTATCAATGAGTTAACAAAAATCCCTGGAGCAATCCATCCAGATCGCTTAACCATAACCGGTAAGACCATGGGTGAATTGGTTAGTGGATATCAGATTACCAACGAACAAGTGATTCGTTCAAAGGATAATCCATACAGTCCGTTTGGGGGATTATCGATTTTATATGGTAATATCGCACCGGAAGGAGCTGTTATTAAAGTGGGAGCTGTGGATCCGGCGATTAAAGAATTCGAAGGCGAAGCCATTGTCTTTGATTCCCAGGAGGAAGCACAAGAAGCGATTGATAATGGTGCGGTCAAAGAAGGACATGTTGTGGTAATCCGGTATGAAGGACCTAAAGGTGGACCTGGAATGCCGGAGATGTTAGCTCCAACCTCTGCTATTATGGGTCGAGGTTTAGGAAGCACAGTGGCACTTTTGACAGATGGTCGTTTTTCAGGTGCATCCCGCGGTATATCGATTGGACATATTTCTCCTGAAGCAGCAGAGGGCGGGCCAATTGCATTGATCGAAAACGGAGATGAAATTGTCATTGATTTACCAAACCGAACAATGAACTTAAAAGTAACGGATGAAGTGTTAGAACAGCGTAAGAAATCTCTGAAACCCTTTGAGCCTAAAATTAAAAATGGTTGGTTAGGCAGATATTCAAAACTTGTTACAAATGCATCCAATGGTGGTGTGATGAGCATATAG
- a CDS encoding MOSC domain-containing protein: protein MEDLWDKDKVDLRRFRPNLFISLLDKKPFIEEEWIGRRIKIGQEVDMEFVGHCKRCMIITVDPENAERDPSLHKTVIKERKNNFGVYASVIKTGDIHIDDEVHLMD, encoded by the coding sequence TTGGAAGATTTATGGGATAAGGACAAAGTTGATTTGAGACGTTTTCGACCAAATTTATTTATTTCATTATTGGATAAGAAACCTTTCATTGAAGAAGAATGGATTGGTCGGCGAATTAAGATAGGACAGGAAGTAGATATGGAATTTGTAGGACATTGCAAAAGATGTATGATCATTACGGTTGATCCTGAAAATGCCGAACGAGACCCGAGCTTACATAAAACCGTAATCAAAGAAAGAAAAAACAACTTTGGTGTGTATGCCTCTGTGATAAAAACAGGTGATATTCATATCGATGATGAAGTTCATTTAATGGATTAG
- a CDS encoding alpha/beta hydrolase, whose protein sequence is MKYLLIIAFVVIILFLRSYIIRYIFTPKRKEDNKYPNSTYENIEIELGIGTIRGWLIKSERARGCFLLVHGWSSNKSKMLRYVDPLLASGYDVIIVDVLGHGQSDSIQKQVSIESFVQSITSTIDYVWERPDINSNAIYVLGHSMGGIAASIVNATDLRIQALITDSMPTSLKNISKSMAEKVTLSYIPFGWLFISWFLLRGGVFLKARREWCLEKILKNQQSPALGIHSIHDKKVPISNVDLLLNDSNFKQVIKVDTKGHHNCVKDKYFWYNVFHFIASNEGDVVDEVY, encoded by the coding sequence ATGAAATATTTATTAATCATTGCTTTCGTAGTAATTATTTTATTTTTGAGGAGCTATATCATTCGTTATATTTTCACACCAAAACGGAAAGAGGATAACAAATACCCGAATTCGACTTATGAAAATATTGAAATTGAGCTGGGTATTGGGACAATTAGAGGATGGCTTATTAAAAGTGAGAGAGCAAGAGGTTGCTTTCTACTGGTACACGGATGGAGCTCTAATAAATCAAAAATGTTACGATATGTCGATCCCCTATTAGCTAGCGGTTATGACGTAATAATTGTGGATGTTCTTGGTCATGGGCAAAGTGATTCAATACAAAAGCAAGTGAGTATTGAATCGTTTGTCCAAAGTATAACATCAACGATTGATTATGTGTGGGAGAGGCCAGATATTAATAGTAATGCAATCTATGTTTTAGGGCATTCAATGGGAGGAATAGCTGCAAGTATTGTGAATGCCACTGATTTGAGGATTCAAGCCCTTATTACCGATTCAATGCCTACATCATTAAAAAATATTAGCAAATCAATGGCTGAAAAAGTAACACTATCTTATATTCCATTTGGCTGGCTATTTATCAGTTGGTTTTTATTACGAGGAGGTGTTTTTTTAAAAGCTAGAAGAGAATGGTGTCTAGAAAAAATATTGAAAAACCAACAATCCCCAGCTCTTGGCATACACTCTATTCATGATAAAAAAGTGCCGATTTCAAATGTGGACCTCCTATTAAATGATAGCAACTTTAAACAAGTAATTAAAGTTGATACAAAGGGTCACCATAATTGTGTAAAAGATAAATATTTTTGGTATAACGTTTTTCATTTTATAGCAAGCAATGAGGGGGATGTAGTAGATGAAGTATATTGA
- a CDS encoding MOSC N-terminal beta barrel domain-containing protein, whose protein sequence is MLIGHIKEIVRHPVKSLRGEEVQQSKIMNYGLYGDRSHAYLVDTKEGNFLTITQFREMVRYQARFVGEESLDKYPNVEVITPEGEVFDWEDQRNGNKITTKNIYQEIYLPRNIPLYMYPLDPLR, encoded by the coding sequence ATGCTAATTGGTCACATCAAAGAAATTGTCCGCCATCCCGTAAAATCACTTCGAGGTGAAGAGGTACAACAGTCTAAGATAATGAATTATGGCCTATATGGGGACCGCAGCCACGCTTATTTAGTTGATACAAAAGAGGGTAATTTCTTAACGATAACACAATTCCGGGAAATGGTTCGGTATCAGGCGAGATTTGTGGGAGAAGAATCATTGGACAAATACCCCAATGTAGAAGTGATCACACCGGAAGGCGAGGTTTTCGATTGGGAAGATCAGCGAAATGGAAATAAAATCACAACGAAAAATATCTACCAAGAAATTTACCTACCAAGAAATATACCCCTTTACATGTACCCATTGGACCCATTGCGGTAG
- the lpdA gene encoding dihydrolipoyl dehydrogenase gives MKYIDTLVIGAGPGGYVAAIRATKMRQNVTIVEREYLGGVCSNVGCIPSKVMISVGHRFEQAKHSDEMGIVAQEVKLDWTKVQKFKNGVVSKLVDGVESLLIGNKIDIVNGEAYFVDANTVRVIDGANTQTYTFKNAILATGSRPVEIPTFQFTERVINSNGALSLPEVPEKLVVIGGGYIGTELGSAYANLGSQVTIIEGGKDILAGFEKQMTQIVKKGLKKKGVEVVVGASAKGVEENEKGVVVTYEAGGEEKTVEANYVLVTVGRRPNTDEMGLEAIGIEYAEHGLLKVDKQCRTSVPNIYAIGDIVSGPQLAHKASYEGKVAAEAIAGEKSIVDYLAIPAVCFTDPELATVGYNEEQAKAEGIEVKAAKFPFATNGRALALNATEGFVKLIARKEDGLLIGAQIVGAGASDMIAEMALAIEAGMTAEDIALTIHAHPTLGEITMGAAEVIIGRPIHVVKA, from the coding sequence ATGAAGTATATTGATACGCTTGTGATTGGTGCAGGTCCAGGAGGATATGTGGCGGCTATTCGCGCTACTAAAATGAGGCAAAACGTAACGATTGTAGAGAGAGAGTATTTAGGAGGAGTTTGCTCAAATGTCGGTTGTATCCCATCAAAAGTGATGATTTCAGTAGGTCACCGTTTTGAGCAAGCAAAGCATTCAGATGAAATGGGTATTGTTGCACAAGAAGTAAAACTTGACTGGACAAAAGTGCAAAAATTCAAAAATGGCGTAGTTTCTAAATTAGTAGACGGTGTTGAAAGTCTATTAATAGGCAACAAAATCGATATTGTGAACGGTGAAGCATACTTCGTAGATGCAAACACTGTACGTGTAATCGACGGGGCCAACACACAAACTTACACATTCAAAAATGCAATCCTTGCAACAGGTTCTCGTCCGGTTGAAATTCCAACATTCCAATTCACTGAACGCGTAATCAACTCAAATGGTGCACTTTCCTTACCAGAAGTACCAGAAAAATTAGTTGTCATCGGTGGTGGTTACATCGGTACTGAGCTAGGTTCTGCTTACGCTAACTTAGGTTCTCAAGTAACAATCATTGAAGGCGGCAAAGACATCTTAGCTGGTTTCGAAAAGCAAATGACACAAATTGTGAAAAAAGGCTTAAAGAAAAAAGGCGTAGAAGTTGTCGTTGGCGCATCAGCTAAAGGCGTAGAAGAAAATGAAAAGGGTGTAGTTGTAACATATGAAGCTGGCGGAGAAGAAAAAACAGTTGAAGCTAACTATGTATTAGTAACTGTAGGTCGTCGTCCAAATACAGACGAAATGGGTCTTGAAGCAATAGGTATCGAATATGCAGAACATGGGTTACTAAAAGTAGACAAACAATGCCGTACTTCAGTACCAAACATTTATGCAATAGGTGATATCGTATCTGGTCCGCAACTTGCACATAAAGCATCTTATGAAGGTAAAGTAGCTGCTGAAGCAATCGCTGGTGAAAAGTCAATCGTAGATTACTTAGCAATCCCAGCTGTATGTTTTACAGATCCAGAACTTGCAACTGTTGGTTACAATGAAGAGCAAGCAAAAGCAGAAGGTATTGAAGTGAAAGCAGCGAAATTTCCATTCGCAACAAACGGTCGTGCATTAGCTTTAAACGCAACAGAAGGGTTTGTGAAACTTATTGCACGTAAAGAGGATGGCTTATTAATCGGTGCTCAAATCGTAGGTGCTGGTGCATCTGATATGATCGCTGAAATGGCTCTTGCGATTGAAGCGGGTATGACTGCAGAAGATATCGCACTAACAATCCATGCTCACCCAACTTTAGGTGAGATTACAATGGGTGCTGCAGAGGTAATTATAGGGAGACCTATTCATGTTGTGAAAGCATAA